The Candidatus Thorarchaeota archaeon genome segment CCTATCCAGGTAATATTGCTATCAAACGAGCTGCTTCTCCGAAATCTGATGCTATTCGTTATTTCTTCGAACATGGGTTCACACAACATACTCCATTAGCGTATCGATGTCTTTTTCGCTATTATAGAAATGAGGCGAGACTCTGAGCCGACCATTTCTGACCGAACAGTATATCCGGTGCTTATTCAGTTTCTCATTCAGGACTTCTGGTTCTTCTGGTGTACATGACACGATTGCTGATTTGTTTTCTCCACTGAAATCGTAATAATCGATTCCCTCCTCGGCGAGCCTTTTCCTAAGATAATCTGCACAATTCATTGCAGCTTCTTCTCGAGTCTTTGGTTCAATTTCCAGCAAGACATCAAGAGATTCTCTGAATCCCACATATGCCATCATTGCCGACGAACCACCTTGGAACCTGCGTGCGTCAGGCAAGAGTTTGCGGTCATGATAGCTGAAATCCACCAAGTTTTTGACTCCCCACCACCCCGTCGTGATAGGATGCACTTCATCTACTGCTGACTCCGAAGCATAGACATATCCAGCTCCGATTGGTCCTATGAGCCATTTGGCACTCTGTCCCGCGGCAAAATCAACACCTGACTCTACAAGATCAAAGTCAACGCAACCTGCTGCTTGGATTACATCGACTACTAGATATCCCCCAACATCATGAATGAGTTTTGCAAGTACCTTCAAATCTGACCTGTAACCCGTGCCAAACTGAATAAGGCTAACCGCTAGGACTTTCGTGTTCTCGTCTACTGCTTCTGCAAAACGCTTTGGCGGTATTGCTCCTTCAACAGATTCAACTACGCGCAATTCTGCACCATGTGCATGTTCTACATTTTGCCATGGGATGTAATTGGCGGGGAACTCTAAGTCGCATACGACCACATTTGATTCCTTTGTGTAATCAATACTGTGTGCTATGGCATTCAATCCTGCGCTGGTGCTCGGAACAAGCCCGTAGTTGTTTCGGGCCCCTCCAATCATTTCTGCAAGCCTATTCCGTATATCCTTGAATAGTGCGAGGGTATCCTCAAAATCTCGACGTACCGCTGCCCTATCCCCCAAGTAGTCACGAACTGCAGCGGTCATTCTGGCGGGTGGAATACCTGTTGAAGCGTTGTTAAGATATGTCATATTGCTGAGTGTGGGGAACTCTTTATCGATCAAGTCGGAATCAATTTGATGTGCCATGATGCTTCAAGAAGCGGAGAAGCATACTTCT includes the following:
- a CDS encoding aminotransferase class V-fold PLP-dependent enzyme, encoding MAHQIDSDLIDKEFPTLSNMTYLNNASTGIPPARMTAAVRDYLGDRAAVRRDFEDTLALFKDIRNRLAEMIGGARNNYGLVPSTSAGLNAIAHSIDYTKESNVVVCDLEFPANYIPWQNVEHAHGAELRVVESVEGAIPPKRFAEAVDENTKVLAVSLIQFGTGYRSDLKVLAKLIHDVGGYLVVDVIQAAGCVDFDLVESGVDFAAGQSAKWLIGPIGAGYVYASESAVDEVHPITTGWWGVKNLVDFSYHDRKLLPDARRFQGGSSAMMAYVGFRESLDVLLEIEPKTREEAAMNCADYLRKRLAEEGIDYYDFSGENKSAIVSCTPEEPEVLNEKLNKHRIYCSVRNGRLRVSPHFYNSEKDIDTLMEYVV